GCAGGTGGGGCACTGCTGTTGTGGGGGCGTGGCAGGACAAGGAAGTATCCATGTcgtgggggggtggggagggggtgggggggtgcagcaaagagggagggaaggggaaggagagatgCCCCAAGAACCCGTGGCTCGCAGCCCCTAGAACCCCATCATGAGTCGTCGTCTTTGGAAGGCAAAGGGGCCTTGGCCAGGAGAGACCCCGGCATCTGATTAATCAGGGCCCAGCCCTGTAGTCAGGTCACCAGTTCCGAAAGGTGGCAGGTGGGGCGGCTACGTCCAAGGCTAGGCTAAGGGTGGAGACTCTCTGTATACACAGGGCAGCTGAATGAGCTGTGAGCTCAAGCCAGGGGACCACAGGAGTCCTGATTCCCAGGACCACAGGGACCTGTCACCTCCCCCTGCTATAGTTGTGGCAGCATGGATGGGCCCCAGGGTGCTGGACAGAGCTCAGCTGCGGAGTCTCCTGAGGGTTTGGCACAGGTACCAAGAGCCCTGTGTCCTAGGCTGTGAGAGGACCCCAGGCGCTCAAACATGTGGGGATCCATGTACCCCGGCTCGCCCCCATCCAAGGAGGTGGGTCACAGCTGTCCCCACTGCAAAGGAGGCTGACAAGCTGGGCTGCCTTCAAGGACTCCCACAACAGGACCCCAGGGCCGGGCCAGAACCATGGGGTTGCTGCATGGAGTGCACCAGGGGGAGAAGCGCTGCCTGGGGAAGGGCCAGACTCTGGGGCCACCAAGCTCGTGGTGGCGATGGTGCGCGCCCAAGTGGGCCCTGGCTCCCGCCAGAGCCAGGGCACAGTAGGCAGCGGGGGGGCTCTACCTCATACTCCTCGGAGCCCTGGGAGAGCTGCCGGAGCTGGGCGTCGAGCTGGGTGAACCGCCGCGTGATGCGCTCAATGCGGGCGTGCAGGTCGCGGTACTCGCTGTACTCGGCATTGAAGTCGTTCTTGTAGCTCTGGCGCTGCTCCGAAGAGGAGATGGCTGCGTACTTCCTGAAACAGGAGAGAGGGGCCACTGAGTGGAGGCTGGAAGGACCCAGCCCCACCCAGGAAGTGGCCATCCTGGCTCCACCGGCGGCCTGGCCTCTCGGGTGATTCCCTGGATTATGAGGGGGCCTGGCCCAGAAGAGGCTGCTATGTTTGGAATTCACATACTCAGACTTGCAGTGGCTTCTACCTCTGATAACCTGCAGTGCTGGGGGAGGGGGTCTGAACCCAGAAAAGGGAGGCCTGGCCTGCAGGGCCCAGACAAACACTCACAGCAAGTAGTCAGGCGTCTCCGACGTGGACGTGGGAACACTGGAAACGCTGCAGGTTCCGTTTAAACCTACGAGAGCAAACACATACCTCCTGAGTCTGCGCCCATGGCACCGGTCGGCAGGAAGCACGCCAGGATGGGGACATGCATGAAAACTGTACACTTTGCTGCTGGAGGGACATAGAGGGATAGCAGAGGGGATGACTGTGTGGCAGGTGCAAGGGCTGAGCCCCTCGCACCTGGCAACTGTGGGCTGCTGGACCTGGGCGTGCCCTCCAGGTGGTGAGCAGAGCTCAGCGTGCACCTGCGTGTCCAGGGCAAAGCCCTGCAGGACACAGAGCACCCAGGCATCACCACAGTCACATTCTTGGCAAACAGCGGACAGGTCAGGGAACTGCAGGGCCAAAGCCTGCACAACCGGTCAGAGCTTCCCCCAGGCCAGGCCCTTGCTGCCTCCACTGACTGCATGTCAAAGGTCACTAAGCTGAAAACAAATGACCCCTGGCTTGACCTGAGTCTCTGGGGCATCCCAGTCTCTGGCCAGACAGGACAAAGACAAGATGGCCAGCAGGGCCTGCATCTCTTGCTGCTGACAAAGTTCCACGCCCTTGGTCTGTGCCCCACCCAGATCATCCCGTCCTTTCCACTAGACACTGAATTGCACGCTCCACAAGGCAGCTCCAGGACAGGGCCAGCCAGAGGAGCCCATGGGCCACCCCAATCGGCCATCCATGAGCAAAGTGTCCATGATGACGCTCAGCCCTTCGCCCCTTCAGGGGCCTGCCCAAAGCAGCACAGCTGATGGCTAGATGGCACCCCAGGCAGCTGTCCTGCTCCTGAGCCATGTGGTGGGGTGCCCCGGCCACATAAGACAACACCCCTGAGGGTCTGGAAatcagggaggggaggggcaggaagaCTGAAGTGCGCGTCGCCTAAGACCACAACTACAATTTAGTGCGTTTTCTAGACCTTCTTGCAGTGGCTTTCTTTCCGATACAGAAATGATTTTATCAATTTCAGATGTATCctcaatacactttttttttttttttagagacagggtcttgctctgccacccaggctggagttgcaatggtgcgatcatggctcactacaaccttgaactcctgggctcaagtgatcctcttgcctcagcctcccaagtaggtgagactacaggcatatgccaccatgcccagctaattacaaaatttttttgtagagatggggtctcactgtgttgcccaggctggtctgaaactcctgacctcaagcaatcctcctgaacTGGCCTTTCAAAgcgttgggattaaaggcatgaaccaccacacctggcgaattttttttttttttttttactttttagtagagatgaggagGCTTGCCTAtatcgcctaggctggtcttgaactcctggacttaagtgatcctcttgacTTGGCCtctcaacatgctgggattataggcggaaccactgtgcctggccctagtGCACATTTTCAGGGGCCCTCTGCACTATCCCCTGAGAGAGCAGGAGTCTGCGATCTCCAGTTTGCTGAGCCCTCTCTCTCAGTGTAACACACCTGGGCTGACCACAGCAGCTTCTCTGCTGCCAAATTCCCAAAAGTGGACGAAGCTCACTCCCCACAAAGTTTCTAACACTCCCCACTTTGGGCCAGACACTGTCTTCCatatcaccaccacccccacctggGTTGTCTTTAAGAGGCTGTGGCCTTCCCAGGGACGCAACTCAATGGGCATGTATTGAATGGGTCTGACCCTGGTCCGGGCCAGAAGGAAGTGAGAGGCAAGGCGCAGCTGCGAAGGCCAAGCCCATGCTCCCGCCACGCAGTGGACTCCGTGGGTATTCTACAACAGATAACTGCCATGTGTCAGGCTGGTCAACATTACCTCATTTGACATGCCCCAAGATCTTCACCAGCTAGGATGACAAACGGGGAAATCAAGGCTCAGGGTCAGCTCAACCTGGTACCAGTGGGACCTTCAAAGTCCAGCCCTTGGCAAACCTCAGCGGCCCCCGACTCCTACTCAAGCTCTGGCTGTGTGGGGCCGGCCAAGCTGGTCCCTGCTTCGGGGCCCCGGAGAACACCCCCACAGCAgctcctctccccatctctcccctTCACAGCCCACGTCTCTCTACTTGCTTGTCCTGGGCACGGGCACAGGACAGCTAAGACATGCCCTGCACAAGTACCACCTTCAGGACTCTGGTAACATGGACCACCAGCACCAGGCTCAGCTTCTGGTGCCTCCACTGTCCTTTTCTTGGTGCTTGGGACATCTACCCCTGCTTTGCATTTTCTCACCTGTGGTAGAGATGACAGCCCCTGGGCCGGGGATGAACTGCCTAGGGGCCAACACGCACCAGGCCAGACAGGAAACCACCTTGAGTCCCCAGGCCTGTCTTGGCACCTAGGCACTGGGCATCCAAGGAAGGGACACAGCCCAGAGTGGTCTGTGGACCCTGGAGCCGGGCCAAGGGTCTCAAATGGCAGATCCTGCCATTTGATCGTGGCCCAGGTCTGGCTGTGGGGTGTGGGTGTGTCCTGGGAATCAGGAGTCCTGCCCTGAGCATGGCCCTGGTCAGAGAGGCTGCCCAGGGAGTAAGGCCACCTTCTCCCCGTCGGCCCCCACATGCAGTCCCACGGGAGGTGGGAAGCCCAGCACGAGGCAGGGCTGACCCAACCCCGAAAGTCTTCCTTCCTATCCAGTAAGACCCAGCCACAGTTGTGAGGACCTGCTCTCCAGCCACAGCAGGGGACGGGGCATGGCCCTCTGAGCAACGCAAAGCTATAATGAAAGAAGGGCTCCCACCCTCATCCCAGGAatcccctgactcagcctcctccCCAGAGACACAACCCAAAAGCACAGCAGGTGACACCACCTGGGCTGCCCTGGGCCAGCTGGCGCCGAGAGCGAAGTGGCCATCTGCAACTGGCCGCCATCGCCACATGGGACCACTGCAGCCCCTGTCGCACATGGTGGTGGAACAGCCGCTGCACGCTGGCCACTGCTTCTGCTGGTTCCTATAAATGAACAGCTGCGCAGGCTCATGGCCACGGTGCTAGGCGGGTGCTACTGCTGCTCAGTTTAGGTGCCTGGGCTGTGGTCTCGGAGCCGCCCAGGTCTCCTGGCTCCCCAATCCCAGCCTGCCAGGCCCTGTCCCCACAGCAGAAACCTACAGTCCACAACAGTCGCACGGTGCCTACAGAGGTCCAGGTGCTATCCCTCTCCCACCAGGATCTGCCCATCTGCACCTGTGCTGCCTCTCCCTGAATAGGGCTGGCTTGCCTGGGCCCCCACTGTCTTCCCTGAACCCCAGCAGACCTCAGCATGGCCCTGGCTCCTGGGGCTTCCCTGCAGTCAGAGCTGGGGCCTGGGCCCCATTCCTCTCTGCATGTTAGCCCCTTCTGCGGCCTCAGTTCCCCACAAGGCTCTGGGCCTCCGGCCCCCAGTGCTGGCCTGGCACATTGACTGCAAGTGGCACCGGGCACTCCAGACAGGCAGGGAGAGGACCAGGTGCAGGAACATAGGGTGCCAGGTGCCAGGCACACAGGGCAAATCTGATGGGGCCTGGGGCAACAGGGTCCCCTCCCCTGGCTTCTACAGCTTGAGCCCCCTCGACACCCCATGAGGGTGAGGCGGGTGTGGGGCCAGTACTTAGAGCCCCGGCAACGCCCTCCTGCCTGGGCACCTACCTGGGGTGTCTGCTGGGGCTCCGGGGGTGGCATGGGTGGCAGGTGCACAGTCTGGAAGCTGGGCCCGGGGCTTGTCCTCAGCCGCCCTCTCCTTGTCTTTGTGCTTCTTGGACTTCTTCTTGGGCTTGCTGCGCGAGGGGCTGCCGTGTGGcctgctgggctgggcacagtccGTCAGCAGGGGCAGGCCGAGGCGCACAGTGGGGGCTGGGGCAGCCGCCTCTCCGTGCTCACAGTCTCGGCCGCTGTGGCCCAGGTCATTGCTGACATCGGCCAGGGGGTCGTGGGCCCTCGGGGGCTCCAGCCGCGGGGGCAGGTGAGTGCTGGAGCTGAGGGTGTCCGTGCTGGCTGGTGGGCCCGGGGTGGGCAGCAAGGCCTCACGGCCATTGGGCACGCCCAGCTTCCCGTTGACGGCAGGCTGAGCTCTCTGAGTGAAGTGCGATATCCGGGGTTTCTTGTTGGCTAGGGGGTCGATGAAATCAGGAGGCTGCAGCCGCTTCTGGAGAGGAGCAGAGATCATTTTAGAGGGGAGCACAGAGTGGCTGAGCAGCAACAGGCAATCCCCTGGCCTGGCTAGAAAACCCAACGCCGCCTGCAAGGCCCACGCTGGCCACATGGGGGCGCCCGAGCACCAAGTCAGGTCCCAGGTGCCGCTCAGGGTGGCCTCAGCTGGGGCCCATCAGCCTGCTGGGATCGATGCAGGGGGAGGGCAGGGCCCAGTGTGTGAGCGGGCCACCCCTGGGGACTGGTCTAAAGCGCTGCTGTGCTCAGCATGCTTCCCCAGTGATAACTGTGACACAGGAGCAGGAAGCCCAGGGTTGAGCCCACATCAGGGAGCCGCCCCCCGTCCCAGGTTCCGCACTGTGACACTGGGGTGCTGCGGCCACACTGGCAGGAAtctgcccccaaccccaacccGACAGCTTCCCCCTTGGTCCCTGGGCGGAGGGAGGCGGCTCAACTTGGAGCAGCTCATGCTCCAAAGAGCTGGTGAGGAAGGTGACAAGGGTTACTGATGCAGCACAGAGTGCCCTGCAGGTGCTTGGGACAGTCACCCCAGGCATGCCTCACTTACCTGTGGGGGCGAGGCCGAGCGCCCACGCTCGCCTGGGGGGCTGGAGGCAGCAGGGTCTCCAAGGAGGCTGCCAGTGCTCTGTGGCTGGCACAGCTTCCTGCGAAGGAGAGGCAGGGCTAGGTCAGAAGGTGCTGAGGGGGCCTAGGGGCCCCAGGCCTGTATCCACATGGGGGCCCGGTGGAGATGCCTCAAGGAAGGGACCCCCCTCCTCCCAAATCCAGAGCAGGGCCAAGGGGTCACAGGAGCCTGGGCCTGAGGCCATCCTGCCCCCGACTTCACCCAAAGGAGGACTTCCCCACTCACTGTCCCCCTGAGCCCAGAGGAGGATCACTTTGTGTAGGTGCCTGCTACCGGAGAGACCAGGGACACACGCTAGGGTGCTGGACCCTGCTTTTAAAGACAGCTGTTCATCCTGTTCAGAACGCTCACTGCAGAAACTGTCCAAAATGCAGAAGAGAACGGAGGGCCCTGGCCTAGGATGAGACAGCCTTCCTGGAAGCCCAGGTCACAGCAGGATCTGGAGGGCGGCAGAGTGGCCACCAGCTTGACTAGGTGATGCAgctggggaagaagggaagaaacacCCCAGTGCATGCCCCTTCTCCCGCTCCATGTGATCTGGGCAAGTGGAATCCCCCACCCCCGCCAGCAACCCTGCAGCTTATGGGTATCCTCTCTGACCCAACTGTTCAATTCCCGGGGGCTGTGCCATCTCAGGGCAGCCTAGCGCCCCTCCAGGCCCTGCAGAGAGACTTAAGTCCAGGGCCGTGGCCATTCTGCCAGCCAGTGACACCCAGAGCCCATCTCCCTAACAAATGGGCTAGGCTACAGACCACTGCAGGTGTCACTTCCCTGGTGGCCTGAGAGGAGAGCCATGTGGACATAAACAGAACTCCCAGTTAAAGACAGAAAACTGAGAACAGGCATTTGCATCCACTGGACAGGCAAGGCAGAGACAAAAGGAGGAGTGAAGACACCGGAAAGCATAGCAGAAGCATGAGTGGTGACTGCTGCAGGATCCAGAGAATCCAGGGCCCAGAGCAAGAGGCACCACGACCTCAGGGGACAACAGACTGCTGCAGGGCCATCCCCCACAGCTCTACTCCAGATCCTCATCACTGCTGGTGGGGCTGCAGGACAGTGAGCCCAGGGCTGTCAGGCAGCAAAGAGGCTCGGGCCACTCCTCCAGGCAGTTGGGAAGTTACCTGGGCCACAGCTGGACAACAGGATGGCCAGATGTGTGGCCTCAGGAGAAGAAGAAACAGGGCCCAGGACTAGGGCACATCGGGATTCAGAGGCCCCAAGCTGTGCAGTGTCCCCAACGGCTGCACTGCAGCTTCCAGGCAACAAACGTCAGACCTCAAAACAGAGGAACAcgaaaatacatttgaaaagagACTCCACAGGGAGATGAAAacgttaaaaaataaatcaacaggCCGGGCgcccatggctcacgcctgtaatcccagcactttgggaggccaaggcaggcggatcacctaaggtcaggagttcgggaccagtctggccaacatggtgaaaccccgtctctcctaaacgtacaaaaaaattagccgggcatggtggtgggcacctgtaacctcaattacttgggaggctgaagcaggagaatcacttgaacccgggaggcggaggttgcagtgagcagagatcatgccattgcactccagtctgggcaacaagaccgagactccgtctcaaaaacataaaataaataaataaaaaatgccagTTTTCGTGTCCTTGGAAAAACAAAAGCTCTGAATAGACGTTTCTTCAAAGAAGCTATACAAATGGCTAAAAGCACATAACAAGATGCTCAATGCCAtgtgtcatcagggaaatgcaaatcaaaacaacgagACACtggctactctgggcacactgcctatgggttAGCCCTGCCCTGCAAGGAGCAATAATGAACAAACAAACccaccaaacaaaaaacaaacaacgagataccacttcacacacaCCCAGGGATGACTggaataaaaaaaacagaaaataggttgggcgcagtggctcacgcctctaatcccagtcacagctcactgcagcctggatctcctgtgctcaagtgatcctcccacctcagcctctagggtagctgggatcacaagagcacaacaccatgcctggctaattttttcattttttgtagagatgagggtctcactatgttgcccaggcttgtctagaACTTGAGCCCAggcttgggctcaagcaatcctcccacctaagcctcccaaagtgctgacattataggcatgagccaccacgcccggtcctgATTCAACATTCCTCACAGCTACAAGTTTCCACAGATTACATGTCAGCCACACAGCGTATAATTCCATTGATCTGAAATGTCCACAACAGGCAaatcaatagagacagaaagcagattagtagttaccaggggctgggagcatgggagggaatggggagaatGACTCCTGATGGGGatagggtttccttttggggaaaTGAAAATTTTCTGGAACTAGACAGAGGTGGTGGCTGCACAATATTATGAACGTACAAAATGTTACTGAGCTGCTCACTTTAAATGGATGACTTGTGTTACATGAACTGTatctgaataaagctgttattctttaaaaaacatcCTTAGAGGCCGGGcccgatggctcacgcctgtaatcccagcactttgggaggccgaggcaggtggatcacgaggtcaggagatcgagaccatcctggctaacacggtgaaacctcatctctactaaaaatacaaaaaattagccgggcatggtggcgggcgcctgtagtcccagctactcgcgaggctgaggcaggagaatggtgtcaacccaggaggcggagctagcagtgagccgagatcgcgccactgcactccagcctgggtgacgagcaagactccgtctcaaaataaataaagaaataaataaaataaacatccttAGAGTAGGTTAAAAATGACATCCTGggctgggcataatggctcatgcctgtaatcccagtactttgggaggctgagatgggcagattacctgaggttgggagttcccgaccagcctggcctgcatggtgaaaccctgtctctacttaaaaatacaaaattagccggtcgtggtggcaggcgcctgtaatcccagctactcgggaagctgaggtaggcgaatcacttgaacctgggaggcagatgttgcagtgagcagagattgcgccactgcactccagcctgggcaacagagtgagactcagtctcaaaaaaaaaaaaaaaaaaggcatcctggctgggcacggtggctcacacctgtaaacccagcactttggaaggctgaggcccttgaggtcaggagtttgagacaagcctggccaacatggtgaaaccccagatctactaaaaatacaaaaaattagccgggcatggtggtgcatgcctgtaatcccagctactcaggaggctgaggcaggagaattgcttgaaccggggaggcagaggttgcagtgagccaagattgcgccactgcactccaggttgggcgaTAGGGTGAGAgtccctctccaaaaaaaaaaaaaaagaaagaaagaaagaaaaagacatcctTTCCATTAAATAAGAACATGATgagttaggccaggcacagtggatcacgcctgtaatcccagcactttgggaggccgaggcgggtggatcatgaggtcaggagttccagaccagcctggccaagatggtgaaaccccatctctactaaaaatacaaaaattagccaggcgtggtggcgggcacctgtaatcccagctactcgggaagctgaggcacagaattgcttgaacccaggaggcggaggttgcagtgagccgagatcatgccactgcactccagcctgcgtgacagagcaagactctgtctcaggaaaaaaaaaaaaaaaagaacatgctcCTACGAAAACGCAATGGGGAAGACTCTTAGAAACTAGAAATAATAGGCcttgcatggtggctcacatgtgtaatcccagtgctttgggtggctgaggcaggcagatcacttgaggtcaggagttcaagaccagtctggagaacatggtgaaaccccatctctttgcctaggcaacagagcaacactctgtctcaagaaaaaaaaagaaactacaaataaTAGTAAATTAAGAGACAGGATGAGAAATGTCAAAGAAGTCTcctaaaaggagaataaaaaagagcaagagatgaaaaccagctgggcgcggtggctcacgcctgtaatcccagcactttgggaggctgaggtgggcggatcacctgagatccggagtttgagaccagcctgaccaacatggagaaaccccatctctactaaaaatacaaaattagccgggcatggtgcgcatgcctgtaatcccagctactctggatgctgaggcaggagaatggcttgaacccaggagacggacgttgctgtgagccgagatcgcgccattgcactccagcctgggcaacaagagcaaaactccatcacaaaaaaaaaaaaaagagatgaaaaccAGGAAGAGGAGGACAGACTCTAGCAGCCTGCCAAGAGCAGTTTGAGGTGGTGTGCAGTAGGATAGGCCTTTCCACTACCACACACAGGACAGAAGGACGGATAGACGGATAAGGCAAGTTTTCAGCCTGCGGGGGCCGTGGTGCCCACCATCCCAGAGTAGGTACCTGGCCAGCCCCTGGCTCTGTGGACCAGCACAGGGTTGGGGTGGGAAGCCTCTGACCTTCAACGTGGAGGGAAAGCATCTTGGACTCTACAAGTCTAGATGTGATCAACCGCCGGCTCAGCAGGACCATCGTCTGGGCATGAAGATGTGGCCAGCAGTCCTCCTGGAGCCCTGTCCTCAGAGAGGTGCTCCAGGAGCTGTGCTCCCTTGGCACCAGGGAGGAGCAGGAAGGAGGAGTATATAGACTCTGGCATGGGGCTCACAGGAGAGGGGAGTGGCTCAGGTTGGAGGTAAGGGCACCAGGCAGTGTGTGGCTTGGGCAGAGGAATCAGGAACTCTTGGGGGGACCTGCAGGACCCCTGACCCATGGACAGTGATGAGAGGAGATTTGGATACCAGGGACAGATCGGGTTTGGACATCATGAACAAAGAGAACATGAGTGGAGAAACCACCCCCCAAAGCCACATGTGGTGCCAGCTCAGCTGGGGAGGCTCCTGCAGTGACTTGGGCCCCCACATCCCATCTGTCTCACGGCCTGCACTAGGCTAACGGCCTGCACTGGGCTAGCCCAGCTGGTAACAAATACTCCAAGGCCCTGCTTTGATATACACGAAGCCATGGTGTCAAAAACTGCTATAAATGGGGCTTTCTTAGGGATGGGGtgctaaataggaaaaaaaaaaaaaaacagctatgcAGAGGGGCACCGCAGGTCACCTTCTATGTGGTTATGGCCCAGGGACATCAACCCTGCCCCCTGCACGCTAGTGGAAGCTTGTGAAGGCAGTGCTGATCCCCATGCCGGCCCAGAGTGAAAGCAGAGTGCCAAGGGGCTGGCATGAGCCCAGCAAGCTCACTCAGCAGACGGAACATGAGCCTTGAATCAGGGGAGCTGGAGGCGGCTCTGGAGCCTGCATCCCGGGGAAGCTCC
The DNA window shown above is from Homo sapiens chromosome 19, GRCh38.p14 Primary Assembly and carries:
- the ELL gene encoding RNA polymerase II elongation factor ELL isoform X1, encoding MAQAEEETRSRSAIVIKAGGRYLGKKVQFRKPAPGATDAVPSRKRATPINLASAIRKSGASAVSGGSGVSQRPFRDRVLHLLALRPYRKAELLLRLQKDGLTQADKDALDGLLQQVANMSAKDGTCTLQDCMYKDVQKDWPGYSEGDQQLLKRVLVRKLCQPQSTGSLLGDPAASSPPGERGRSASPPQKRLQPPDFIDPLANKKPRISHFTQRAQPAVNGKLGVPNGREALLPTPGPPASTDTLSSSTHLPPRLEPPRAHDPLADVSNDLGHSGRDCEHGEAAAPAPTVRLGLPLLTDCAQPSRPHGSPSRSKPKKKSKKHKDKERAAEDKPRAQLPDCAPATHATPGAPADTPGLNGTCSVSSVPTSTSETPDYLLKYAAISSSEQRQSYKNDFNAEYSEYRDLHARIERITRRFTQLDAQLRQLSQGSEEYETTRGQILQEYRKIKKTNTNYSQEKHRCEYLHSKLAHIKRLIAEYDQRQLQAWP
- the ELL gene encoding RNA polymerase II elongation factor ELL isoform X3, translated to MASSSRKLCQPQSTGSLLGDPAASSPPGERGRSASPPQKRLQPPDFIDPLANKKPRISHFTQRAQPAVNGKLGVPNGREALLPTPGPPASTDTLSSSTHLPPRLEPPRAHDPLADVSNDLGHSGRDCEHGEAAAPAPTVRLGLPLLTDCAQPSRPHGSPSRSKPKKKSKKHKDKERAAEDKPRAQLPDCAPATHATPGAPADTPGLNGTCSVSSVPTSTSETPDYLLKYAAISSSEQRQSYKNDFNAEYSEYRDLHARIERITRRFTQLDAQLRQLSQGSEEYETTRGQILQEYRKIKKTNTNYSQEKHRCEYLHSKLAHIKRLIAEYDQRQLQAWP
- the ELL gene encoding RNA polymerase II elongation factor ELL isoform X2, with product MSAKDGTCTLQDCMYKDVQKDWPGYSEGDQQLLKRVLVRKLCQPQSTGSLLGDPAASSPPGERGRSASPPQKRLQPPDFIDPLANKKPRISHFTQRAQPAVNGKLGVPNGREALLPTPGPPASTDTLSSSTHLPPRLEPPRAHDPLADVSNDLGHSGRDCEHGEAAAPAPTVRLGLPLLTDCAQPSRPHGSPSRSKPKKKSKKHKDKERAAEDKPRAQLPDCAPATHATPGAPADTPGLNGTCSVSSVPTSTSETPDYLLKYAAISSSEQRQSYKNDFNAEYSEYRDLHARIERITRRFTQLDAQLRQLSQGSEEYETTRGQILQEYRKIKKTNTNYSQEKHRCEYLHSKLAHIKRLIAEYDQRQLQAWP